One Leptolyngbya subtilissima AS-A7 genomic window carries:
- a CDS encoding response regulator translates to MCTPSDFRILVVDDIEDNLFLLRTVLETEGYEVETAGNGGSALAKVENAPPDLILMDVMMPDMNGYEVTKKIRQNPALPQMPILIVTAYDTLQTSQGLALEPNNFIRKPIEFDQLLTKVAALLEANHHH, encoded by the coding sequence GTGTGTACCCCCTCTGATTTTCGTATTCTTGTCGTCGACGACATAGAAGATAATTTGTTTTTGTTGAGAACTGTTTTAGAAACAGAAGGCTATGAAGTTGAGACCGCCGGCAATGGTGGATCGGCTCTAGCCAAGGTTGAGAATGCTCCTCCCGACCTAATTTTGATGGATGTGATGATGCCAGATATGAATGGCTATGAAGTCACTAAAAAGATCCGGCAAAATCCCGCCCTCCCTCAAATGCCAATTTTGATTGTTACAGCCTATGACACTCTCCAAACGAGTCAAGGGCTGGCGTTGGAACCCAACAATTTTATTCGCAAGCCGATCGAGTTTGACCAGCTGCTCACTAAGGTTGCAGCCCTGCTCGAAGCCAACCATCACCACTAA
- a CDS encoding PAS domain S-box protein — protein MSLAPLPNDEAGRLEALRRYEILDTSPEAGFDRITALAARLFNVPMALVSLVDESRAWFKSCYGFEGQEIQRHSTFCSHALLSEEVLVVPEARHDSRFANNPLVQAEPGLRFYAGAPLCNQDGFILGTLCVLDTQPRDDFGPDQRAMLADLAAMVVDELDLRLAAHRVDAIDQALLTITQGVATQTGDAFFAALVLHLTQTLGVDYAYIGLVKGDGQEAIQTLSACAQGQLVENFEYLLHHTPCHQVLLKRELCCYSGGVRVQFPEATLLHPLGIDSYAAIPFSDSEGIPLGLLGVMDSKPWSNVQLIKALLPIFALRIATELDRQRTDAARLQVQQDLEHLVVQRTAELSQTNQQLQLEIEERRQAEIALEKEQELLRVLLENVQAGIVACDEAGILSLFNQAARDFHGLPESPLPPDQWADYYDLYHPDGKTPLGKEAIPLFRALQGERVVDAEMVIAPKGDKARTVLASGQAIASPDSSSKGAVVVMHDITERKQMENALRDSEARLFSIFETIPNGVVILDAQGQLVSANSAAEKILRLTRSNLASRAYNDPAWVITAIDGQPFKEEDLPFAQVMRTGAAVHGVEHAITHDDGTQSILCINASPLFDTEGHIANVVASISDITAQKQAEATLQASEERYRSVIETVAEGIVLQHADGSIFTCNASAEEILGLTAEQMMGRSSLDSRWSCTYEDGSPFAGDQHPAMVTLRTGEPQSNVVMGVHRPDGTLTWISINTRPLFHPNDPTPFAVVASFSNITARKLAEAERAQLIREQAARLDAEVGQFRSALLVDISTTLASLLNHTDTLERVADRVVPFFADWCAIDLLHPAQGSGQSIERIAMAHCDQTKVELGWQLHRQYPPSLDALEGVPKTLCTGQTQLVAEIPPAMLEAAAHDAEHLRLLQGLGLKSCIVTPLIARGQILGAISFVMAETGRRYTANDLALAENIAHQVAIAVDNARLYQAEQTARSEAEAANRIKDEFLAVLSHELRSPLNPILGWSQLLQKRSPDATTLMRGLQTIERNAKLQTQLIADLLDTSRILQGKLSLEVAPVQLQTIVEAAMETVRLAAEAKAIDMRTQFDPAVAPVMGDAGRLQQVVWNLLANAVKFTPEGGRIEIQLRAVIPTNQRAGLSAVSHLAQAELTVTDTGKGIAPEVLPYIFERFRQADGKTTRQFGGLGLGLAIARQLVELHGGTITVASPGDNEGATFTVRLPLQRRLSNGLDGTDPASHPPSLGQTNILAGIRILVVEDEADARELLEFVLKQAGAAVTAVASAEGALKRLPSLNIDILVSDIAMPQMDGYMLMQQIQAELNRQGQRCKAIALTAYASDLDQRQALAAGFQRHISKPFESAELIEAIATLAAE, from the coding sequence ATGTCCTTAGCTCCCCTACCCAACGACGAAGCGGGACGGTTAGAAGCCCTGCGGCGCTACGAGATTTTAGATACTTCTCCCGAAGCTGGGTTTGATCGCATCACCGCTTTGGCAGCACGATTGTTTAATGTGCCCATGGCCCTGGTTTCCTTAGTGGATGAATCTCGGGCTTGGTTTAAGTCTTGTTATGGGTTTGAGGGGCAAGAAATTCAGCGGCACAGTACGTTTTGTAGCCATGCGTTGCTGTCTGAAGAGGTGTTGGTCGTGCCTGAGGCGCGCCACGACAGCCGCTTCGCCAATAACCCCCTAGTGCAGGCTGAGCCAGGGCTGCGCTTTTACGCTGGGGCACCCCTGTGCAACCAAGACGGTTTTATTTTGGGCACGCTTTGCGTGCTTGATACTCAGCCGCGAGACGATTTTGGCCCCGACCAGCGGGCGATGTTGGCAGATCTAGCCGCCATGGTGGTCGACGAACTCGACCTGCGTTTGGCGGCCCACCGGGTGGATGCGATCGACCAAGCCCTGCTGACGATCACTCAGGGGGTAGCCACCCAAACGGGGGATGCCTTTTTCGCGGCTCTGGTGCTGCATCTCACCCAGACCCTGGGGGTTGACTATGCCTACATCGGCCTGGTCAAGGGCGACGGGCAAGAGGCCATTCAGACCCTGTCCGCCTGTGCCCAGGGGCAACTTGTCGAAAACTTTGAGTATTTACTGCACCACACTCCCTGTCATCAGGTGCTGCTTAAGCGCGAACTGTGCTGTTACTCTGGCGGCGTCAGGGTTCAGTTTCCGGAGGCGACGCTGCTGCACCCCCTGGGCATTGATAGCTACGCGGCGATTCCCTTTTCTGACTCCGAGGGCATTCCCCTGGGCCTTCTGGGGGTGATGGATAGCAAACCCTGGAGCAACGTGCAGCTGATCAAGGCGCTGCTGCCCATTTTTGCCCTGCGCATTGCCACCGAACTCGATCGCCAGCGCACCGATGCCGCTCGACTCCAGGTGCAGCAAGACCTGGAGCACCTAGTGGTTCAACGCACCGCTGAACTCTCCCAAACCAATCAACAACTACAGCTAGAGATTGAAGAACGCAGGCAAGCTGAAATCGCCCTCGAAAAAGAGCAGGAACTGCTGCGGGTGCTGCTGGAAAACGTGCAGGCGGGCATTGTAGCCTGCGATGAAGCGGGCATTTTGAGCTTGTTCAACCAGGCGGCGAGAGACTTTCACGGCTTGCCAGAAAGTCCCCTGCCCCCCGACCAGTGGGCAGACTACTACGACCTCTACCATCCCGATGGCAAAACCCCCTTGGGCAAGGAGGCGATTCCGCTGTTTCGTGCGCTGCAGGGCGAACGAGTGGTCGATGCTGAGATGGTCATTGCCCCTAAGGGAGATAAGGCTCGCACGGTACTGGCGAGCGGACAGGCGATCGCCTCCCCAGACAGCAGCAGCAAGGGGGCCGTGGTAGTGATGCACGACATCACCGAACGCAAACAAATGGAAAATGCGCTGCGCGACAGCGAGGCCCGGCTGTTTAGCATTTTTGAGACCATTCCCAATGGCGTGGTTATTCTGGATGCCCAGGGGCAGTTGGTCAGCGCCAACTCAGCCGCTGAGAAAATTTTGAGACTGACTCGCAGCAATCTGGCCAGTCGAGCCTACAACGACCCGGCCTGGGTCATTACTGCGATCGACGGGCAACCCTTTAAGGAAGAAGACCTACCCTTTGCCCAAGTGATGCGCACCGGAGCGGCGGTACATGGTGTGGAACATGCCATCACCCACGACGATGGCACGCAGAGCATTCTGTGCATCAATGCATCGCCGCTCTTTGATACCGAGGGACACATTGCCAATGTTGTTGCCTCAATTAGCGATATTACTGCCCAGAAGCAGGCGGAGGCTACCCTTCAGGCCTCTGAAGAACGCTATCGCTCGGTAATTGAGACGGTGGCCGAGGGCATTGTGCTACAGCATGCCGATGGCAGCATTTTCACCTGCAACGCTAGCGCCGAAGAGATCTTGGGGCTGACGGCTGAGCAAATGATGGGGCGCAGCTCCCTCGATTCCCGCTGGTCATGTACCTACGAGGATGGCTCTCCCTTTGCTGGCGATCAGCACCCGGCAATGGTCACGCTGCGCACCGGTGAACCGCAGTCTAACGTGGTTATGGGGGTACACAGACCCGATGGCACCCTTACCTGGATTTCGATTAACACCCGGCCGCTGTTTCATCCCAATGACCCGACGCCCTTTGCCGTAGTGGCCTCATTTTCGAACATTACTGCCCGCAAATTGGCCGAGGCTGAGCGGGCCCAGCTGATTCGAGAGCAGGCAGCTCGTCTCGATGCCGAAGTGGGTCAGTTTCGCTCAGCGCTCCTGGTGGATATTAGTACTACGCTGGCCTCGCTGCTCAACCATACAGACACCCTAGAACGGGTTGCCGATCGGGTGGTGCCGTTTTTTGCCGACTGGTGTGCGATCGATCTGCTGCACCCTGCCCAGGGCTCAGGTCAGAGCATTGAGCGGATAGCGATGGCGCACTGCGATCAAACTAAGGTTGAGCTGGGCTGGCAGCTGCATCGACAATACCCACCGTCGCTGGATGCTCTAGAAGGAGTGCCCAAAACTTTGTGCACGGGCCAAACCCAACTGGTGGCTGAGATTCCGCCAGCGATGCTAGAGGCGGCCGCCCACGATGCTGAGCACCTGCGTTTGCTGCAAGGGCTAGGTTTGAAGTCTTGTATCGTTACCCCGCTGATTGCTCGGGGGCAAATCCTGGGAGCAATTTCCTTTGTGATGGCTGAGACTGGCCGCCGCTACACCGCTAATGACTTAGCCCTGGCCGAGAACATTGCCCATCAAGTGGCGATCGCGGTGGATAACGCCCGTCTCTACCAGGCGGAGCAAACTGCGCGCAGTGAGGCTGAGGCAGCTAACCGCATTAAAGACGAATTTTTGGCGGTACTTTCCCACGAGCTGAGGTCGCCCCTTAACCCCATTTTGGGCTGGTCGCAGCTGCTGCAAAAGCGATCGCCCGATGCCACCACGCTGATGCGAGGGCTACAGACCATTGAGCGCAACGCCAAGCTGCAAACACAGCTAATTGCCGATCTGCTCGATACGTCTCGGATTTTGCAGGGCAAGCTCAGCTTGGAGGTGGCGCCGGTGCAGCTTCAGACCATCGTTGAAGCGGCGATGGAAACCGTGCGGCTGGCGGCAGAGGCTAAGGCCATTGACATGCGCACCCAGTTTGACCCTGCCGTTGCTCCTGTGATGGGCGATGCCGGGCGGCTACAGCAGGTGGTTTGGAACTTGTTAGCCAACGCGGTGAAGTTTACCCCTGAGGGTGGCCGCATTGAGATTCAGCTGAGAGCCGTTATCCCAACTAACCAGCGGGCTGGGTTGTCTGCTGTTAGTCATCTAGCTCAAGCCGAGCTGACGGTGACTGATACCGGCAAGGGCATCGCCCCAGAGGTGTTGCCCTACATTTTTGAGCGCTTTCGCCAGGCCGATGGCAAGACCACGCGCCAGTTTGGCGGGCTGGGGCTGGGGTTGGCGATCGCCCGGCAGCTGGTTGAGCTGCACGGGGGCACGATCACCGTGGCTAGCCCCGGCGATAACGAGGGCGCTACGTTTACTGTACGTTTGCCCCTTCAGCGCCGCCTAAGCAATGGGTTGGATGGCACAGACCCTGCATCTCACCCACCAAGTTTGGGTCAGACAAATATACTGGCCGGGATCCGCATTTTGGTGGTTGAAGACGAAGCCGATGCCCGAGAGCTGCTGGAGTTTGTACTAAAGCAGGCCGGGGCCGCCGTTACCGCTGTGGCCTCTGCTGAAGGGGCGTTGAAACGGCTGCCTAGTTTGAACATAGACATTTTAGTCAGCGACATTGCCATGCCTCAGATGGATGGCTACATGCTGATGCAACAGATTCAGGCTGAGCTAAACCGTCAAGGCCAGCGCTGCAAAGCTATAGCGCTAACCGCCTACGCCAGCGACCTAGACCAGCGGCAGGCTCTCGCAGCGGGGTTCCAACGCCATATCAGCAAACCCTTCGAGTCAGCAGAACTGATTGAGGCGATCGCTACTCTAGCTGCTGAATAG
- a CDS encoding phosphoadenylyl-sulfate reductase yields the protein MSDVALLPSKRQAAPVLDLDAINREWGEADATSLVQWGHSTFGDGLVLSTSFGIQSAVMLHLVTQVVPQIPIIWVDTGYLPVETYRFAEDLTTRLNLNLKVYQSPLSPARMEALHGRLWEQHDVEALNRYDKIRKVEPMQRALGDLNATAWLTGLRSNQTDHRKSLGRVGQQGGRYKLLPILKWTSKDVYDYLVAHDLPYHPLFDQGYVTVGDWHSSRPITAADDNERDTRFKGLKQECGLHLPQSPEEAASLDSSSL from the coding sequence ATGTCAGATGTCGCACTCTTGCCTAGCAAGAGGCAGGCTGCCCCCGTTCTTGACCTCGATGCTATCAATCGAGAGTGGGGAGAGGCTGACGCCACCAGTTTGGTGCAGTGGGGCCACAGTACCTTTGGTGACGGTCTAGTTCTCAGTACTAGCTTTGGCATTCAGTCGGCGGTGATGCTGCATCTGGTGACCCAGGTGGTGCCTCAGATTCCAATTATTTGGGTTGACACTGGCTATCTGCCGGTTGAAACGTACCGTTTTGCTGAAGACCTCACGACCCGCCTTAACCTCAATCTTAAGGTCTACCAGTCGCCCCTCAGTCCGGCCCGCATGGAAGCACTGCATGGCCGCCTGTGGGAGCAGCACGATGTAGAGGCGCTAAACCGCTACGACAAAATCCGTAAGGTAGAGCCCATGCAGCGAGCCTTGGGCGACCTCAATGCCACGGCTTGGCTCACCGGGCTGCGATCGAACCAGACCGACCACCGCAAGTCGCTGGGGCGGGTGGGCCAGCAAGGGGGGCGTTACAAGCTGCTGCCCATTCTCAAGTGGACCTCTAAGGATGTGTATGACTACCTGGTGGCCCATGACTTGCCCTACCACCCGCTGTTTGATCAGGGCTATGTGACCGTGGGCGATTGGCACTCTAGCCGCCCGATCACGGCGGCTGACGACAACGAACGCGACACCCGTTTTAAGGGGCTCAAGCAAGAATGTGGTCTGCACCTGCCTCAGTCACCTGAGGAGGCAGCCAGCTTAGACTCTAGTTCGTTGTAG
- the puuE gene encoding allantoinase PuuE: MAITPFYPRDLIGYGRTPPHAQWPGNAKIAVQFVINYEEGSENCILHGDAASEAFLSESVGAAPLTGVRNMNMESMYEYGSRAGFWRLHRLFTGRGLPLTVYAVAMAMARNPEAVAAMTEADWEIASHGYRWIDYQYFGIEAEREHIHQAVEIHTQVAGSRPLGFYQGRNSPNTRALVVEEGGFLYDADSYADDLPYWNTEYGRPHLVIPYTLDNNDMRFATYAGFNSGDQFFAYLRDAFDTLYAEGDECPKMMSVGLHCRLAGKPGRTAALARFLDYVQGRDRVWICRRIDIARHWHEHHKPA, from the coding sequence ATGGCCATTACTCCTTTCTACCCCCGCGACTTGATTGGCTACGGCCGCACCCCGCCCCACGCTCAGTGGCCTGGCAATGCCAAAATTGCGGTGCAGTTTGTGATCAATTACGAAGAAGGGAGCGAGAACTGCATTCTCCACGGCGATGCAGCCTCGGAGGCGTTTTTGTCGGAAAGCGTGGGGGCCGCACCACTAACCGGGGTGCGCAATATGAATATGGAGTCGATGTATGAGTACGGCAGCCGAGCCGGATTTTGGCGGTTGCATCGACTGTTTACGGGTCGCGGCTTGCCGCTGACGGTGTATGCCGTAGCCATGGCCATGGCCCGTAACCCCGAAGCTGTGGCGGCCATGACCGAAGCTGACTGGGAGATCGCCAGCCACGGCTACCGCTGGATTGACTACCAGTACTTCGGTATTGAAGCCGAGCGCGAGCACATTCACCAGGCGGTAGAGATTCATACCCAGGTGGCGGGCAGTCGGCCCCTGGGTTTTTACCAGGGTCGCAACAGCCCCAATACTCGCGCTCTGGTGGTCGAAGAGGGCGGCTTTCTCTACGATGCCGACAGCTACGCTGACGATCTGCCCTACTGGAACACTGAGTACGGTAGACCGCACCTGGTGATTCCCTACACCCTCGACAACAACGACATGCGCTTTGCCACCTACGCCGGGTTCAACTCAGGGGATCAGTTTTTCGCCTATCTGCGCGATGCCTTTGACACCCTCTACGCGGAGGGCGATGAATGCCCCAAAATGATGAGCGTTGGCCTGCACTGCCGCCTGGCGGGCAAGCCGGGGCGCACGGCGGCGCTGGCAAGGTTTTTGGACTATGTGCAGGGGCGCGATCGCGTCTGGATCTGCCGCCGCATCGACATCGCTCGCCACTGGCACGAGCACCACAAACCCGCCTAA
- a CDS encoding nucleotidyltransferase substrate binding protein, with translation MPSAPMHPPDTRWVQRFANFERTFLLLRDALDIESPSLVERAGIIQFFELAFELAWKVMKDYEEAEGIVVKTPREAIKQGFQIGLIAQGHGWMNALQDRNLTTHTYNEATAIAVETSIRNDYFPLLAELYQVLKVKADG, from the coding sequence TTGCCTAGCGCTCCCATGCATCCCCCCGATACCCGCTGGGTTCAGCGATTCGCTAACTTCGAGCGCACGTTTTTGCTGCTGCGCGATGCCCTCGATATTGAGTCACCCTCACTGGTGGAGCGCGCGGGGATCATTCAGTTCTTTGAGCTGGCCTTTGAACTGGCGTGGAAGGTGATGAAAGACTACGAGGAGGCTGAGGGGATTGTGGTTAAAACCCCTAGAGAAGCCATTAAGCAGGGGTTTCAGATCGGTCTGATTGCCCAAGGTCACGGCTGGATGAACGCCCTACAAGACCGCAACCTGACCACGCATACCTACAATGAAGCCACGGCGATCGCAGTCGAAACCAGCATTCGCAACGACTACTTTCCCCTACTGGCCGAACTTTACCAAGTTCTCAAGGTGAAGGCTGATGGCTAA
- a CDS encoding nucleotidyltransferase domain-containing protein codes for MANAYGLTESDRAQIVGAFRQFEEIATVVLFGSRAKGNYKLGSDVDLAVKGDRITQRTIAQLADVLNEDLPLPYYFDVVQYNTLESQPLVDHIDRVGVVIYDRAEELTPI; via the coding sequence ATGGCTAACGCCTACGGTCTTACCGAGAGCGACAGGGCTCAGATCGTCGGAGCCTTTCGCCAGTTTGAGGAGATTGCAACGGTGGTGCTGTTTGGCTCGCGGGCCAAGGGCAACTATAAGCTAGGGTCAGACGTGGATCTGGCGGTGAAGGGCGATCGCATAACCCAGCGCACCATCGCCCAGCTCGCCGACGTGCTCAATGAGGATCTGCCGCTGCCCTATTATTTTGATGTTGTGCAATACAACACCCTGGAGAGCCAGCCGTTGGTTGACCACATCGATCGCGTTGGCGTAGTCATTTACGACCGGGCTGAGGAATTGACTCCCATCTAG
- a CDS encoding TRAP transporter small permease subunit has protein sequence MLSPRLIGRLLRVAEAIDTLSEWIGKSLSWLVLLTVAVGFYNVMARYVGRFLGLQLASNGLLEWQWYLFSITFLLSFPYILQQGANVRVDFLESGWSDRRKAMISFWGTVLFLIPFCVLGLWVTVNPVMQSWGLLPDGTWGRWEVSSDASGLPRAPIKSMVLVGFGLLLLQAVAQAIKYWAVWCGYIEGRLLPEAEADLPPLE, from the coding sequence GTGCTAAGTCCTAGACTGATTGGACGGCTGTTGCGGGTGGCTGAAGCCATCGATACCTTGAGCGAGTGGATTGGTAAGAGCCTGAGCTGGCTGGTGCTGCTCACCGTGGCCGTGGGTTTTTACAACGTCATGGCCCGGTACGTTGGCCGGTTTTTGGGTCTACAGCTGGCCTCGAACGGACTGCTTGAATGGCAGTGGTACCTATTTTCGATCACGTTCTTGCTCAGCTTTCCCTACATCCTCCAGCAGGGGGCAAATGTGCGGGTCGATTTTTTGGAGTCAGGCTGGAGCGATCGCCGCAAGGCCATGATTAGCTTCTGGGGCACGGTGCTGTTTCTGATTCCCTTTTGCGTGCTGGGGCTGTGGGTGACGGTGAACCCGGTGATGCAGTCGTGGGGGCTGCTGCCCGACGGCACTTGGGGCCGCTGGGAGGTTTCCTCCGACGCCAGCGGGCTGCCCAGGGCACCAATCAAATCGATGGTGCTGGTGGGCTTTGGCCTACTGCTGCTCCAGGCCGTAGCCCAGGCAATTAAATATTGGGCGGTGTGGTGCGGCTATATCGAGGGCAGGCTGCTGCCAGAGGCCGAGGCTGACCTGCCGCCCCTGGAGTAA
- a CDS encoding TRAP transporter large permease: MGYEWLAIAMFVGFFVILMSGYPVAFSFAGTGLVFGLVGWLLGAFEPARLLLLPNIWFGTMANFTLLAIPFFVFLGAVLEKSGLAEELLETIGLVLGPLRGGMALAVVLVGTLLAATTGVVAATVILMGMISLPIMLRHGYDKELAAGTIIASGTLAQLIPPSLVLVVLSDQLGVSVGDLFLGALIPGLMLAGAYAIYVLMVAYFKPGTAPPLPLAMRQISPWDLLKRVMKAIVPPVLLIFVVLGSIFFGIATPTEAGAVGAVGACGLAALNRRLTLKLLQEAAHATAIVTGVVLIILFCSSFFGLVFDALGGKTLITNLLVNMPGGYVTFLLVANLVIFAMGVFLEFIEICFIAMPLLVPAAQALGIDMVWFGVVMALNLQTAFISPPVGFSLFYLQSVAPKTISTREIHRSALPFMAIQLVVLVVVMVFPQTVSWLVERSLQ, from the coding sequence ATGGGCTACGAGTGGTTAGCGATCGCGATGTTCGTTGGCTTCTTTGTGATTTTGATGAGCGGCTACCCCGTGGCATTTTCCTTTGCGGGTACGGGCCTGGTGTTTGGCCTAGTGGGCTGGCTGCTCGGGGCCTTTGAGCCCGCCCGCCTCTTGCTGCTGCCCAACATCTGGTTTGGCACCATGGCCAATTTCACCCTGCTGGCGATTCCATTTTTTGTGTTCTTGGGCGCGGTGCTTGAAAAGTCAGGCCTGGCGGAGGAGCTGCTAGAGACCATCGGCCTGGTGCTTGGCCCCCTGCGCGGCGGCATGGCCCTGGCGGTGGTGCTGGTTGGCACCCTGCTAGCGGCAACGACTGGGGTGGTGGCCGCCACCGTCATTCTCATGGGCATGATTTCGCTACCGATTATGCTGCGCCACGGCTACGACAAAGAGTTGGCCGCCGGCACCATCATTGCCTCAGGCACCCTGGCACAGCTGATCCCGCCCAGCCTGGTGCTGGTGGTGCTGAGCGACCAGCTGGGGGTGTCGGTAGGCGATCTGTTCCTGGGAGCGCTGATTCCGGGGCTGATGCTGGCCGGAGCCTATGCGATCTATGTGCTGATGGTGGCCTACTTTAAGCCTGGCACCGCGCCGCCGCTGCCCCTAGCCATGCGCCAGATCAGCCCCTGGGACCTGCTAAAGCGAGTAATGAAAGCGATCGTGCCGCCGGTACTGCTGATTTTTGTGGTGCTGGGCAGCATTTTCTTTGGCATCGCCACCCCCACCGAGGCGGGCGCGGTGGGAGCAGTCGGGGCCTGTGGGCTGGCCGCCCTCAACAGACGACTGACGCTCAAGCTGCTGCAAGAGGCCGCCCACGCCACAGCGATCGTGACGGGGGTAGTGCTGATTATTCTGTTTTGCTCATCGTTTTTTGGCCTGGTGTTTGATGCCCTGGGGGGCAAGACCCTAATCACCAATCTGCTGGTGAATATGCCGGGGGGCTACGTGACCTTTTTGCTGGTGGCCAATCTGGTGATTTTCGCCATGGGGGTGTTTTTAGAATTTATTGAGATCTGCTTTATCGCCATGCCGCTGCTGGTCCCCGCCGCCCAAGCTCTAGGCATTGACATGGTGTGGTTTGGGGTGGTGATGGCGCTAAATTTGCAGACGGCGTTTATTTCGCCGCCGGTGGGGTTCTCGCTGTTTTATTTGCAGAGCGTGGCCCCCAAGACCATCAGCACCCGCGAAATTCACCGCAGCGCGTTGCCGTTTATGGCCATTCAGCTAGTAGTGCTGGTGGTGGTGATGGTGTTTCCCCAGACGGTGAGCTGGCTGGTGGAGCGATCGCTCCAGTAG
- a CDS encoding TRAP transporter substrate-binding protein: MKRRQLVKTTTWGVAAATTASVAACTGASSPVAEGTAEDLPRIDWQMATSWPAALDTILGGAQTFADRVSTMSGGRFTISPRSAGEIAPPLEVLNVVSQGAVPCGHTASYYYVGRSPVMGFGASLPFGLTPQQQNAWLYEGGGLDKLQEFYARQFNVIQFPAGNTGAQMGGWFRREIASVSDLAGLKMRIPGLGGQVMSKLGVTVQTLPGGEIFQALQTGAIDAAEWVGPYDDEKLGLNKVAQYYYYPGWWEPGSTLEVQINLDQWNQLPEVYQQIVRAAAFEANMEMLSRYETRNNEALQRLVDDGVQLREYSAEIMTAAQEATFDLYDEFAANDADFKAIYNDWRGFRDRIYAWSQLNQGAFERFVYSNLKAGGEPPA; the protein is encoded by the coding sequence ATGAAGCGTCGGCAGTTGGTTAAAACGACAACCTGGGGTGTGGCTGCAGCTACGACCGCGAGTGTGGCCGCCTGCACCGGGGCCTCTTCCCCAGTAGCAGAGGGCACCGCTGAGGATTTGCCCCGGATCGATTGGCAAATGGCCACTAGCTGGCCTGCCGCCCTCGACACAATTTTGGGTGGGGCTCAGACCTTTGCCGATCGCGTCAGCACCATGAGCGGCGGTCGGTTTACCATTTCACCCCGCTCCGCTGGCGAAATTGCTCCCCCCCTAGAAGTGCTCAACGTGGTCTCCCAGGGGGCAGTGCCCTGTGGTCACACGGCGTCGTACTATTACGTGGGTCGCAGCCCGGTGATGGGCTTTGGGGCCAGTCTGCCCTTTGGCCTGACGCCCCAGCAGCAAAACGCCTGGCTCTACGAGGGCGGCGGGCTAGACAAGCTTCAGGAGTTTTATGCCCGCCAGTTCAACGTGATTCAGTTTCCGGCTGGCAATACCGGGGCGCAGATGGGAGGATGGTTTCGCCGCGAGATCGCCAGTGTCAGCGACCTGGCTGGGCTCAAGATGCGCATCCCCGGTCTGGGGGGCCAGGTGATGAGCAAGCTGGGGGTGACGGTGCAGACGCTGCCTGGAGGCGAGATCTTTCAGGCGCTGCAAACCGGGGCGATCGACGCCGCCGAGTGGGTAGGCCCCTACGACGACGAAAAGCTGGGGCTGAATAAGGTGGCTCAGTACTACTACTACCCTGGCTGGTGGGAGCCGGGCAGCACTCTCGAAGTGCAGATCAACCTCGACCAGTGGAATCAACTGCCCGAGGTCTACCAGCAGATCGTGCGTGCGGCGGCCTTTGAGGCCAACATGGAAATGCTGTCGCGCTACGAAACCCGCAACAATGAAGCCCTGCAACGCCTAGTTGACGACGGCGTGCAGCTGCGTGAATACAGCGCCGAGATTATGACCGCCGCCCAGGAGGCCACCTTTGACCTCTACGATGAGTTTGCCGCCAACGACGCCGACTTTAAAGCCATCTATAACGACTGGCGCGGGTTTCGCGATCGCATCTATGCCTGGAGTCAGCTCAATCAGGGAGCCTTTGAGCGCTTCGTCTACAGCAATCTCAAGGCTGGGGGCGAGCCGCCCGCCTAG
- the gatC gene encoding Asp-tRNA(Asn)/Glu-tRNA(Gln) amidotransferase subunit GatC, producing the protein MIDFEQVRKVALLARLELTTEEEEQFTGQLSGILDYVEQLKELNTDDVEPTTRAIELSNITRTDSLQTFAERDAILDCAPDCEDGFFKVPKILSE; encoded by the coding sequence ATGATCGATTTTGAACAAGTTCGCAAAGTTGCCCTTCTGGCCCGCCTAGAACTCACTACCGAAGAAGAAGAGCAGTTCACCGGGCAGCTCAGCGGCATTCTCGACTACGTAGAGCAGCTCAAGGAGCTCAACACCGACGACGTAGAGCCCACTACTCGCGCTATTGAGCTCAGCAACATTACCCGCACTGACAGTCTTCAGACCTTTGCCGAACGAGATGCTATTCTCGACTGCGCTCCCGATTGCGAAGATGGCTTCTTCAAAGTGCCCAAGATCTTAAGCGAGTAG